The Streptomyces tubercidicus DNA segment CGACGCGGCGGCCGACACGGACGGGGCGGCGGGGGCAACAGGGGCGGCCTGGGCGGCGGTGACCGGCACGCTCAGGGCGGCACCGAGTACCAGCGTCGAGATCATCCCCGTGGATTTACGCACAGTTCAACTCCTCTGTGGCATACGCCATGACATCGATGGTCACCGGCTAGGACTCCCGTTCCACGGCGTGCGGTTGCACCCCTGCGGCGGTGATCAACCCTCGATACGGGCGCTTGACTTCCGCAATCCGCGATATATCGTGTCCCCAAGGAACGCGATATGTTGCGTTGCGCGGTTATCCAGGGGAGGCCAGGAATGTCAGCCCGGAGCGAGTGGTCGCGGTACCCGAGGCAGGTGGCCGAGCCGGGGACGCTGGAGATCGCCGACCCCTTCGACGCCGTGAACGTGCGCGTGGTCGGCGGCACCGTCAACGTCGTCGGCACCACGGACGGCGGCCCGGCCCGCGTCGAGATCAGCGAGCTGCACGGCCCGCCGCTGACCGTCTCCTGTGACCAGGGCACCCTCTCGGTCGGCTATGACGACCTGCCCTGGAAGGGCTTTCTGAAGTTCCTGGAGCGCAAGGGATGGAACCGCGGCGCGGTGATCTCGGTGACGGTGCCGGCGGGTACCCGTGTCGAGGTCGGTGTGGTCGGGGCCGGCGCGGTGATCTCCGGTATCTCGGGGCGTACGGACCTCCGCGGTATCTCCGGTGACGCCACGCTCGTCGGACTGACCGGCCCGGTGCGGGCCGACACCGTCTCCGGCAATGTCGAGGTGCAGTCGGTCACCGGCGATCTGCGGTTCCACTCCGTCTCGGGGGATCTGACCGTCCTCGACGGTGCGGGCGGGGCGGTGCGCGCGGACTCCGTCACCGGCGACATGGTGCTCGACCTGGACCCCGCCCAGGGCACGGATATCGCCCTGACCACGGTCTCCGGCGAGGTCGCCATCCGGCTGCCCGACCCGGCCGACGCCAAGGTGGAGGCCAACACCGCGAGCGGCACGGTCTCCAACGCCTTCGACGATCTGCGGGTCACCGGCCAGTGGGGAGCCAAGAGGATCACCGGCGCACTCGGCGCGGGCACCGGCTCCCTCAAGGTCACCACCGTCACCGGCGGTCTGGCCCTGCTGCGCCGCCCCGCTTTCGAGGACGGGGAACCCTGGCCGGACGACCCCGGCGGCGGCCCGGCCCGCGGCCCGCAGGGGGACTCCCCCATCGACCCGTCCGCCGCAAAGAAGGTGCTCTGAGCATGCCCCCCGTCTTCGCCCATGGCCGCCTCCGCCTCTACCTGCTCAAGCTGCTGGACGAGGCCCCGCGGCACGGCTACGAGATCATCCGTCTCCTGGAGGAGCGCTTCCAGGGCCTCTACGCCCCCTCCGCCGGCACGGTCTACCCCCGGCTGGCGAAGCTGGAGGCCGAGGGCCTGGTGACCCACACGACCGAGGGCGGCCGCAAGGTCTACTCGCTCACCGACGCCGGACGGGCCGAACTCGCCGATCGCGGCGGCGAGTTGGCCGAGCTCGAACTGGAGATCCGGGAGTCGGTCGCCGCACTCGCCTCCGACATCCGGGAGGACGTGAGCGGTTCGGCGCGGGATCTGCGCCGCGAGATCCGGGAGGCCGCCCAGCAGGCCCGCAGGGACGCCCGAGGCTCCGCCGGGGCCGGGCGGACCGGCGACGGGACGGCGGACGCCGGGCGCGAGGCCGGACACGGGGCCGGGCACGGGGCCGGGGAGCGGCCGTTCCAGGACGCGGCCGACTACTTCGACGGCCTGTTCCGCGACAAGGAGTCCTGGCAGCAGGCGAAGGAGGAGTTCGGGCGCGCCAAGGAGGAGTGGAAGGAGCAGGCCCGCCGGGCCAAGGAGGAGAGCCGGCGCGCCAAGCAGGATGCCCAGCGGGCCCGTAAGCAGGCCAGGGACGCCCAGGTGTTCGCGCGCGAGGAGGTCCAGCGGGTCCTCAAGCGGGTGCAGGAGCAGGCCCAGGGGGCGGTGCGCTCGGGCGACTGGTCCGGCGCGGTGCGCGAGGCGCTGTCCGAGGTGTCCCGCGAGGTCGGCCGCTTCACCGGCGCGCCGTCGGAAGCCCGGCGCGGTGACGGCGAGGCGGGCGCGGCCGGACGCAGCAACGGCGAGACCGGCGCGGCCGAACGGGCCGGTCAGGACACCGGGACCGAGGTCACCGTCGAGCGCGTCGATCAGCCCGGGGAGGCCCCCGGGCAGGACGCGGCGGCGGAGGCCCCACCGGCCCCGGAGTGGGCGAAGGAACCGGCCGGTGACAACCCCGCCCGCGACTTCGACCGGCTCCTGGACCGCTTCCGCGACGATCTGCGGGACGCGGCACGCGACCACGGCGTCACGGCCGCACAGCTCAAGGAGTCCCGCCGCCGACTGTCGACGGCCGCCGCCCATATCGGCGCGCTGCTGCGGCACCCGGAGGAGTACGCGTCCCGCACCGAGCGGGACGACTGAGCCGACGGGGCCGGGCCGGCCATGGCGGGGCGGGCGCACCCTGAGGCGCCCGCCCCGCCATGGCCGCCCGCCCCGCCGCTCAGCTCAAGGCCACCGGCTCCGGTGCCCCGACACACCCCCGCAGCGCCCCGATGAGCCGATCGACCCGCGGGTCGTCACCGGCCCCCATCAGGTTGGCGGTATACGCGAACCCCACGCCGAACTCATCATCACCGAAGGCGAATTGACCACCCGCCCCGCTGTTGCCGAAGGACCGTGCGCCGAGCAGCCGGCGGAACGGCGCGTCGACGAGGAAGCCGCTCCCCCAGCGGGCGCCGAGGTCCGGGAACCCGGACCAGGACGCACCGCCCGACAGCTGCCGGACCGCGTCGGTCACGGTGTCGGCGCCGAGCAGCCGCGGGGCGCCGTCCACCCCGGTGGCGACCGCCGCGTACAGCGCCGCCAGCCCGCGTGCGGTCGAGACCGCGCCCGCAGCGGGGAATTCGGCGGTCAGCAGGGCGGGCGAGTTGTAGCCGTGCGGATCGTCGAGACCGG contains these protein-coding regions:
- a CDS encoding PadR family transcriptional regulator; the encoded protein is MPPVFAHGRLRLYLLKLLDEAPRHGYEIIRLLEERFQGLYAPSAGTVYPRLAKLEAEGLVTHTTEGGRKVYSLTDAGRAELADRGGELAELELEIRESVAALASDIREDVSGSARDLRREIREAAQQARRDARGSAGAGRTGDGTADAGREAGHGAGHGAGERPFQDAADYFDGLFRDKESWQQAKEEFGRAKEEWKEQARRAKEESRRAKQDAQRARKQARDAQVFAREEVQRVLKRVQEQAQGAVRSGDWSGAVREALSEVSREVGRFTGAPSEARRGDGEAGAAGRSNGETGAAERAGQDTGTEVTVERVDQPGEAPGQDAAAEAPPAPEWAKEPAGDNPARDFDRLLDRFRDDLRDAARDHGVTAAQLKESRRRLSTAAAHIGALLRHPEEYASRTERDD
- a CDS encoding DUF4097 family beta strand repeat-containing protein, which produces MSARSEWSRYPRQVAEPGTLEIADPFDAVNVRVVGGTVNVVGTTDGGPARVEISELHGPPLTVSCDQGTLSVGYDDLPWKGFLKFLERKGWNRGAVISVTVPAGTRVEVGVVGAGAVISGISGRTDLRGISGDATLVGLTGPVRADTVSGNVEVQSVTGDLRFHSVSGDLTVLDGAGGAVRADSVTGDMVLDLDPAQGTDIALTTVSGEVAIRLPDPADAKVEANTASGTVSNAFDDLRVTGQWGAKRITGALGAGTGSLKVTTVTGGLALLRRPAFEDGEPWPDDPGGGPARGPQGDSPIDPSAAKKVL